TGCGTAAGTTAACACGAGCAAGGGATGAGCAGGTGCTTACTGATCCCATCCAGCGAGCGGTGTACGATGAGATCCATGGCTACACTGCAACAGCAACCAACCCTTTCTTGGATGATGCGCCTAGGGATCATGTGTTTGTCGATGAGTTTAGCTGCATAGGTACCTATGGCTACAAACTGAACAGAGTTTTGCctcgtttcaaaaaaaaaaactgaacagAAAGTTTCTGTTAGACTATCTAAAGTGGGTTCCTAATTAAAGTTCGGCACTTGGATCACATCTATGCAGGATGCAAAAACTGTGCCAATGTGTGTTCCAATGTTTTTGAAATCGAGGAAGATTTTGGGCGTGCGAGAGTTTACAACCAGTCAGGCAATCAAGAGCTAATCCAAGACGCCATTGACAGCTGGTGAGACGGTCTAAGCCCCTGTTCTACCTTTACCGTGTGACAACTATGCAAGCATACCTACTGAATATAAATGCTGCAAATTATGCTGAACAAAATGAGTGTCGTTTAAGGATTGCATTCTGACTGCTAATATGATTCTGATAATCTTCGAAACTTCCTTGTCCAGTCCGGTTGACTGCATCCATTGGACTTCAGCTGCACAACTTTCACTACTTGAGGATGAGATGCGCAGAGTAGAGAGAGTGAATGTAAGGAGAATTTCTGAGATTTCTTATAGCATTGTGAACTGTGGTTGCAGTTAGTTAAAAAATACAGTCGCACTGCTATTTTCAAACCTACTAGATTATCTCACATCATTTGAGCAGGTAGCATTGATGCTTGCTGGTATGGGAAGTTCAGCTGATGTGTTCCGGATGGTAATATCTCACATCATGcaaaatttatttatctgtcctCACTTTGTAGTGTAACACCACATTGTCAATTCCAAACATGGTCTAAATTTCATCTGAAAGTATGGTCTGAGTTTCTTTAATTGCATCCACCTCCTGAAGCTGTTGCATACTACTGTAGTGCCCGTTGCTGTTTTTGCATAACTTGACGTGTCCGATGTATAATTGTATTATCTTTCCTGTCCGTCAGGCAAGTAGACGCTGGGAGAAAAGACAGGCGAAAGTCTTGGTATAATTCTCTGTTCGATACATGGCTTTGTTTATATATGTAGACGGACTTCCATTTTAAGTCCgcataaaagaaaaagagttcCAGTTTAGAATGTTAGGAGAACAACGTTTTTATCTTCACATATTACTACATGCATATCTTTCTGAACCTCTCTATGTCTATCCGCTGGCAGGATAAGGTCAGGATGCGGATGAGCCAAGATGATTCTAACAAGGGAAGCTCATGGAGTGATATATGGGGATCACCAACAAGATATCAAAAGAATGGTAAAACTAGCATACTGTCATTGTCAATTCCTCAATTAGACCATTTCGGTTCCCATCCTTTGCCTATCTGCCTCCTAATGCTCCGGCTAACACATTAACCAGAAGAGGACACCAATGAGAGAGTGAAGCGAGCGGCCGCCGCAGCGAGGAGGTGGCGAGAGTACTCGAGGAAAGGTACAGATAGGCCTCCTACATTCAAACTTCCAGAGGCAGCGTCCAACAAGGAATGAGAACACAGTTACACATCAATGAGATGTTTCATAAAGTGATGGTTGGTTAACCCCTCGTTTACTCCATGTATAGTCTAATTATTTGCAGAGAGCTGTATAGCATGtgctctctcgctctctctctccctcgttTCCACATGTTACCGTATCTGTAAATCATGTGCTAGAGTTAGTTCATGTTAATCAATGATTACCCATAGAAAAAAGGTTCAGGATGTAAAACAAGTGTACAAAGACAGTAGACCCTTGTGAAAAGGCAAATCATATTACTAGGAGACGACGGTTTGTGAAAAGGCAAAGAAACTTCTTCATACTCCAAACCTGCATGGATCACAGGTTCAGATATTACCGCGTAAGGCCGCAGTACTGCATTGCTGGGCAAATCTCCTTTGGCAGTGTCCAGTGGTTGATCGCCGGTTCCCGGAGGCGAACACTGCCAAGGAAGACTCACCCTGTAATGCATGCGTCCTAGCAGCCAGTCGATCCATGGGCTTGCAGACTGACTCCCCCGGATTTAGCTGAGGCTTTTGCGCTTTGCTTCTTGGTGGGCAAATGTCCCAGGTTTCCACCTTCCGTATTTATACATGCACACAGTACTGTCACGCTGCAGTACGTAGGATGATACATGGAATCAGCATTTTCTTTGATCCGGATGTAATATCCGGATGCTCTATTTGTTTGCTCGCATTTGACTGATGTAAATTCCGGGAGTACTCCtatttttttgcggggacTTGACTGCTACATTGATCTATAATTCCATATACGATTGGCAAGATAGCCCCTAACTGCTCCAAAAAGCTTGCCATCGGAGGAGAGCCAATTGGGCTCTCCCGCACGGGCGCGCGTCGCTGCTTTCTTTTATCCAAACTGCTGCTGATGTTGTGCTTGCAATGCGTATTAACCAAACTACAAGTCTTGCTCCTCCTATGACCAGCTGAGCTAGCGTTTTCTATCCTAGCTAAGCAAGGTAAGCTAGAGATCCAATCAGACCTTGAGTTTGTGTTTTTGCTGTCGTTTGCAGTTAAGCCGTAACTGATCCTTCATCCCGAAGATCTTACCATATCTTTCTGGATATTTCGGACATGTCGCCTGTGGCATATGCCACCGAAATATCCTACTCTTTCGATCTAAATTAATTGTAACATACTTGTACATGTGTTTCGGTGTTTATGTACATGCGTATCCTGACAAATTTGTGATAACTAATTTGGATAAGATGGAATACTAAAAACAGCTGCACAACCATGCCTGCATGGGCTAATCTCACTCTCATCTGACTGTAATGGCCAATGCCCTCCTCTTCTTTAGTTTATTGA
The Brachypodium distachyon strain Bd21 chromosome 2, Brachypodium_distachyon_v3.0, whole genome shotgun sequence genome window above contains:
- the LOC100837569 gene encoding chaperone protein dnaJ C76, chloroplastic, with protein sequence MAPLLSPPLLADMVAKSHSSSTAIRCSGSVRRWAVAGLSSAGRKERHRKRRAWGKRGLRVLAVATESRSPDGGAAEDYYSVLGVMPDATPQQIKKAYYNCMKACHPDLSGNDPDVTNFCMFINEVYTVLTDPIQRAVYDEIHGYTATATNPFLDDAPRDHVFVDEFSCIGCKNCANVCSNVFEIEEDFGRARVYNQSGNQELIQDAIDSCPVDCIHWTSAAQLSLLEDEMRRVERVNVALMLAGMGSSADVFRMASRRWEKRQAKVLDKVRMRMSQDDSNKGSSWSDIWGSPTRYQKNEEDTNERVKRAAAAARRWREYSRKGTDRPPTFKLPEAASNKE